The sequence below is a genomic window from Sphingobacterium sp. ML3W.
AGTATTAATCAATGCTTTAGATTTGAAAGTATTAAAAAAGAAAGACATGACAGAAAAATCAACAGTAAAAGAGATTGAAGAACGATTTGATCAGGATGTAACACGATTTTCCAATCTGGATACGGGGCAACAGACCACTTTAGATGCCCTGTTTAATATGGAATTGATTACTGATGGTATTGCTGCTGTTTATCCCGAATTGAAACGTGTACTTGATATTGGTTGCGGTGCGGGAAACTACCCGGTAAAATTAGCACATAAAGTTTCAGGTTTTGACTGTACGCTGGTTGATTTAAGTCAGCCTATGTTGGATAAAGCGAAAGAGCGCGTTCAAGAAATGACCTCCGGTGAAGTGGAGTGTGTAAAAGGTGATTTTAGAACGGTTGATTTAACGGCCAACAGTTACGATGTTATCATCGCCACAGCGGTTTTGCACCATCTCCGTGATGATCAGGATTGGGAAGAAGCATTTCAAAAGCTGTATGGTTTACTTAAAGAAGGAGGAAGTATCTGGATTTTTGACTTGGTGATACACGATCACGAAGCGATTCAGAATTTGGTTTATAAGAATCACTATGGAGCATACCTGACAAGCTTGAAAGATGAATCTTATCGCGATCATGTTTTTGCATATATTGAAAAAGAAGATACACCCCGTAGTGTAAATTATCAATTGGACTTATTGAAAAAAGTGGGCTTCAAATCAGTTGATGTGCTGCATAAAAAATTTAATTTTGCCTCTTTCGTCGCTTTTAAATCTGGAAGTAAGGCATCTTAAGTAGCTTAGTTGATTTTGTTTACATGATCGTGAATTTTAGTTCGCAAATAGCACGTTGATGGATTGTTATTTAGTTAGGTAATAGACTTGTATATCCTTCATATCTCATTAATTTTTACTAGAGTTATTATACAGCTATAATAGAGGGTTTCTAGAGGGTTCATAGAGGTAAAACTCTATAAACCCTCTATTGAAACTGAGTAAAATCTTTCGAAAATCATACTGAATATTAAATCAGTGGTGGCTATGGTGCGAAACAGTCTTTTAGATATTCATAAGTGGAAGCAGAATTTGTTGAAAAATTAATATTTGTAGCGCCGACTGCCCATCCGCCAAATGATTTTCGTACTTTTATAAGCTATTTTAAACAACATATAATTTTAGGAGAAAGCTTTGGATTTTTTAGCAGGATTGAACCCTTCTCAAAGAGGAGCTGTAGAACAAACTGAGGGCCCGGTAATGATAGTTGCTGGAGCTGGATCAGGAAAAACACGTGTAATTACCTATCGTGTAGCACATTTGATAAAAAAAGGTGTCGACCCTTTTAATATACTCGTTTTGACGTTTACGAATAAAGCGGCAAAGGAAATGCGTAATCGTATTACAACTGTAGTTGGTGCAGAGGCCAAGAATATTTGGATGGGTACCTTTCACTCGGTGTTTGCAAAGATATTACGTGTGGAGGCTGAACTGATCGGATACCCACGCAACTTTACGATTTATGATACCGACGATACCAAGAGTTTATTGCGTTCGATTTTAAAAGAAATGAATTTGGATGACAAGTTATATAATGTCAATCATGTTTATGGACGTATCTCGCAATCAAAAAATAACCTGATATCGCCACAAGAATATAATAAAAATGAAGCCTTAAAGGCCGAAGATATTTCCAATGGTAGGGGGCAGCTGTGTGAAATCTACATGACCTACGCACAACGTTGTTACCGCGCAGGAGCTATGGATTTTGACGATTTATTGTTCAAGACCAATGTATTATTGAATAAGCACCCTGAAGTATTGCATAAATACCAACATCAGTTTAAATATTTGATGGTCGATGAGTATCAGGATACCAACTTTTCACAATATTTAATCGTTAAACGCTTGGCCGCTGTAAACGAAAATATTTGTGTTGTAGGTGATGA
It includes:
- a CDS encoding class I SAM-dependent methyltransferase is translated as MTEKSTVKEIEERFDQDVTRFSNLDTGQQTTLDALFNMELITDGIAAVYPELKRVLDIGCGAGNYPVKLAHKVSGFDCTLVDLSQPMLDKAKERVQEMTSGEVECVKGDFRTVDLTANSYDVIIATAVLHHLRDDQDWEEAFQKLYGLLKEGGSIWIFDLVIHDHEAIQNLVYKNHYGAYLTSLKDESYRDHVFAYIEKEDTPRSVNYQLDLLKKVGFKSVDVLHKKFNFASFVAFKSGSKAS